The Actinomadura sp. WMMB 499 genome includes a window with the following:
- a CDS encoding enoyl-CoA hydratase/isomerase family protein, with amino-acid sequence MGRRYTLRRYPISIEGGPVIVSIEDLAAGAAGAPPLDRDGSPREPLVAVDLSAAASPAAVERAARAAGDADRIIVGVGDAGPPALVRALDLTLATTGAGRASVTAADPGERLAAVRAAVTANPRAALVLREVLRATEHLPVPAALDVESYAYSTLLGGAEFARWLASRGPRPLPPDAAEPVLLDRTGDRLHITLNRPDRRNAYGRQVRDALVDALGVALLDDGIARIVLDGAGPAFCSGGDLAEFGTAPDLATAHHVRTRAGAGRPLHRLAGRTEVRVHGACVGAGVELPAFAGRVVARPDAVFRLPEVAMGLIPGAGGTVSLPRRIGRHRTLYLALTGEPLGARTALAWGLADEISAAGDAG; translated from the coding sequence ATGGGCCGACGATACACTCTGCGCCGCTACCCGATCTCGATCGAAGGGGGCCCGGTGATCGTCTCGATCGAGGACCTCGCCGCGGGTGCGGCCGGCGCGCCGCCGCTGGACCGGGACGGCTCGCCCCGCGAGCCGCTCGTGGCCGTCGACCTGTCGGCCGCCGCCTCCCCGGCGGCGGTCGAGCGGGCGGCACGCGCGGCCGGCGACGCCGACCGGATCATCGTCGGGGTGGGCGACGCCGGGCCGCCCGCGCTCGTCCGGGCCCTCGACCTCACCCTCGCGACCACCGGCGCGGGACGCGCGAGCGTGACCGCCGCCGATCCGGGGGAGCGGCTCGCGGCGGTCCGCGCGGCCGTCACCGCGAACCCGCGCGCCGCCCTGGTGCTGCGCGAGGTGCTGCGGGCGACCGAGCATCTGCCGGTGCCTGCCGCGCTGGACGTCGAGTCGTACGCCTACTCCACGCTGCTCGGGGGCGCGGAGTTCGCGCGGTGGCTCGCGTCCCGGGGGCCCCGCCCGCTCCCGCCGGACGCCGCCGAGCCCGTCCTGCTCGACCGCACCGGCGACCGGCTGCACATCACGCTGAACAGGCCGGACCGCCGCAACGCCTACGGGCGCCAGGTGCGCGACGCCCTCGTGGACGCCCTGGGGGTGGCGCTGCTCGACGACGGGATCGCCCGGATCGTCCTCGACGGCGCGGGGCCCGCGTTCTGCTCCGGCGGCGACCTCGCCGAGTTCGGCACCGCGCCCGACCTCGCGACCGCCCACCACGTCCGGACCCGCGCCGGGGCGGGACGCCCGCTGCACCGGCTCGCGGGGCGGACGGAGGTCCGCGTGCACGGCGCCTGCGTGGGCGCGGGCGTCGAGCTGCCCGCGTTCGCGGGCCGGGTCGTCGCCCGTCCGGACGCCGTGTTCCGGCTGCCGGAGGTCGCCATGGGGCTGATCCCCGGGGCGGGCGGGACGGTGAGCCTCCCGCGCCGGATCGGCCGCCACCGCACCCTGTACCTGGCCCTCACCGGCGAACCGCTCGGCGCCCGCACCGCCCTCGCGTGGGGCCTGGCCGACGAGATCTCCGCGGCGGGCGACGCCGGCTGA
- a CDS encoding acyl-CoA dehydrogenase family protein, producing MDLAFTDDQEALRESLRDFFESESPPEVVRAAEPLGFDGDLWRKVVEMGLPAIPVPAEQGGGGAGLLELAVAAECLGRTLAPVPLLEVAAATALLADAAPDHPWTARAVSGELMPTLALHPVTGGAARLVPAGAVADVVVALRGDRLVAVREPDAAAPQARARAVPNLGAMPIADRPLDGGETVVLAEGPAAVAAHADAVRRWEALTGAALTGLAARALELGLGYVLERRAFGILIGGFQTVQHRLADDATALEGARLLAYKAAWARDAGLPDAGALATMSLLFASETAFTTAADSLQMHGGYGYTLEYDVQLYFRRAKAWPLVAGDRRAAYAGLPRRLYDAVPGPAPATTAGV from the coding sequence GTGGACCTGGCCTTCACCGACGACCAGGAGGCCCTGCGCGAGAGCCTCCGCGACTTCTTCGAGAGCGAGTCGCCACCGGAGGTGGTGCGCGCCGCCGAGCCGCTCGGTTTCGACGGCGACCTGTGGCGCAAGGTCGTCGAGATGGGACTCCCGGCGATCCCCGTGCCCGCCGAGCAAGGCGGGGGCGGGGCCGGGCTGCTGGAGCTCGCCGTCGCGGCCGAGTGCCTCGGCCGGACGCTGGCCCCGGTGCCGCTGCTCGAGGTCGCCGCCGCGACCGCCCTGCTGGCCGACGCGGCGCCCGACCATCCCTGGACGGCCCGCGCCGTCTCCGGCGAGCTGATGCCGACCCTCGCGCTGCACCCCGTGACCGGCGGGGCGGCCCGCCTGGTCCCGGCCGGAGCGGTGGCGGACGTGGTGGTCGCGCTGCGGGGCGACCGGTTGGTCGCGGTCCGGGAGCCCGACGCGGCCGCGCCGCAGGCGCGGGCACGCGCCGTCCCGAACCTCGGCGCCATGCCGATCGCCGACCGCCCGCTGGACGGCGGCGAGACGGTCGTCCTCGCCGAGGGCCCGGCCGCCGTCGCCGCGCACGCCGACGCCGTCCGCCGCTGGGAGGCGCTGACCGGCGCGGCGCTCACCGGGCTCGCCGCCCGCGCGCTCGAACTCGGCCTCGGCTACGTGCTGGAACGCCGGGCGTTCGGCATCCTCATCGGCGGCTTCCAGACGGTCCAGCACCGCCTGGCCGACGACGCGACGGCGCTGGAGGGCGCGCGGCTGCTGGCCTACAAGGCCGCGTGGGCCCGTGACGCCGGGCTCCCGGACGCGGGCGCGCTGGCGACGATGTCGCTGCTGTTCGCGTCCGAGACGGCGTTCACCACGGCGGCCGACAGCCTGCAGATGCACGGCGGCTACGGGTACACCCTGGAGTACGACGTGCAGCTGTACTTCCGGCGCGCGAAGGCGTGGCCGCTGGTGGCCGGCGACCGGCGCGCGGCCTACGCGGGCCTGCCGCGCCGCCTCTACGACGCGGTGCCCGGACCGGCGCCCGCGACCACGGCGGGGGTGTGA
- a CDS encoding acyl-CoA dehydrogenase family protein — translation MDFRESDELAGHRGAARAWVEANVRPEWVEEQRRSGCHQTMELHARLARDGILAAGWPKEYGGGDVDPDYARAVLAECAATGLHFDGWSTTAMVLHTILHVGTEEQKRRYVPGALRGEILIALGYSEPDSGSDVAAAKTTAVRDGDAWVVDGQKMFTSTAQVCSHVFVLARTNPDAPKHAGLSLLLVPTDDPGFECRPIHTLGDQVTNATFYTGIRVPETALIGEVDQGWNVMRVALVYERGVSGPTSVDWSFAPELAAWAAGARRPDGTAVLDDPLVAERIGRIAVEEEVSRLLGGWMNWHAAQGGVPGPEGSMRKLYWSESGQRHLADALDILGAEGLLAPDAPDAPAGGTFEQEFRAATVTTIYGGASEVLRDIIAERHLGLPRSRPQIKPAKRPGNA, via the coding sequence ATGGATTTCCGCGAGTCCGACGAGCTGGCCGGGCACCGCGGCGCGGCACGCGCCTGGGTCGAGGCCAACGTGCGGCCCGAATGGGTCGAGGAGCAGCGCCGCAGCGGCTGCCACCAGACGATGGAGCTGCACGCGCGGCTCGCCCGCGACGGCATCCTCGCCGCCGGGTGGCCCAAGGAGTACGGCGGCGGCGACGTCGACCCCGACTACGCCCGCGCGGTGCTCGCCGAGTGCGCGGCGACGGGCCTGCACTTCGACGGCTGGTCGACGACGGCGATGGTGCTGCACACCATCCTGCACGTCGGCACGGAGGAGCAGAAGCGCCGGTACGTGCCCGGCGCGCTGCGCGGCGAGATCCTGATCGCCCTCGGCTACAGCGAACCCGACTCCGGCTCGGACGTGGCGGCCGCGAAGACGACGGCCGTCCGGGACGGCGACGCGTGGGTCGTCGACGGGCAGAAGATGTTCACCAGCACCGCGCAGGTCTGCAGCCACGTGTTCGTCCTGGCCCGCACCAACCCGGACGCGCCCAAGCACGCGGGGCTGTCGCTGCTGCTGGTGCCGACGGACGACCCCGGCTTCGAGTGCCGCCCCATCCACACCCTCGGCGACCAGGTCACCAACGCGACCTTCTACACCGGGATCCGCGTCCCGGAGACGGCGCTGATCGGCGAGGTCGACCAGGGCTGGAACGTCATGCGGGTCGCGCTGGTGTACGAGCGGGGCGTCTCCGGGCCCACGTCGGTCGACTGGTCGTTCGCGCCGGAACTCGCCGCGTGGGCGGCCGGGGCGCGCCGCCCCGACGGGACGGCCGTCCTCGACGACCCGCTGGTCGCCGAGCGGATCGGCCGGATCGCCGTCGAGGAGGAGGTCTCCCGGCTCCTGGGCGGCTGGATGAACTGGCACGCCGCCCAGGGCGGAGTCCCGGGCCCGGAAGGGTCCATGCGCAAGCTCTACTGGAGCGAGTCGGGGCAGCGGCACCTCGCCGACGCGCTCGACATCCTCGGCGCCGAGGGCCTGCTCGCCCCGGACGCGCCGGACGCCCCGGCGGGCGGGACGTTCGAGCAGGAGTTCCGGGCCGCCACGGTCACCACCATCTACGGCGGGGCCAGCGAGGTGCTCCGCGACATCATCGCCGAACGTCACCTCGGCCTCCCGCGCAGCCGCCCGCAGATCAAGCCCGCGAAGCGGCCCGGCAACGCGTGA
- a CDS encoding cytochrome P450, producing MADLDKVDFFRGDELNADPYPYFDALRGKCPVHREPNHGVMMVTGYDEAVEVLHDSETFSSCLSVTGPFPGFPVPIEGDDITDLIEEHRDKLPMSDQLPTLDPPVHTAHRSLLMKLITPKRLKENEEQMGRLADELLDTWLAGTEGEFIRGFAGPFTLLVIADLLGVPDEDLPDFREQFNLQENTGTIGSTEDMSLAHTPLAFLYERFAAYIEDRRREPRGDVLTGLANATFPDGSVPEPLESAKVAANLFAAGQETTVRLLGTALKVIAERPDIQAYLREDHGRIQNFVEETLRHESPIKGDFRLSRVPTTVGGVDIPAGTTLMVVNGGVNRDPRKFDDPEKFDPARANARHHVAFGRGIHTCPGAPLARAEGRAAIERILDRTSDIRISERKHGPEDDRRYKYVPTYILRGITSLHLEFTPKEGES from the coding sequence ATGGCGGACCTCGATAAGGTCGACTTCTTCCGGGGCGACGAGCTCAACGCCGACCCCTACCCCTATTTCGACGCCCTGCGCGGCAAGTGCCCGGTGCACCGCGAACCCAACCACGGCGTGATGATGGTGACCGGGTACGACGAGGCCGTCGAGGTGCTGCACGACTCGGAGACCTTCTCCTCGTGCCTGTCGGTGACCGGCCCGTTCCCCGGCTTCCCGGTCCCGATCGAGGGCGACGACATCACCGACCTCATCGAGGAGCACCGCGACAAGCTGCCGATGAGCGACCAGTTGCCCACGCTGGACCCGCCCGTCCACACCGCGCACCGCAGCCTGCTGATGAAGCTGATCACCCCGAAGCGCCTCAAGGAGAACGAGGAGCAGATGGGGCGGCTGGCCGACGAGCTGCTCGACACCTGGCTCGCGGGGACGGAGGGGGAGTTCATCCGCGGGTTCGCGGGGCCCTTCACGCTCCTCGTGATCGCCGATCTCCTCGGCGTCCCCGACGAGGACCTGCCGGATTTCCGGGAGCAGTTCAACCTGCAGGAGAACACCGGCACCATCGGCAGCACCGAGGACATGAGCCTCGCGCACACGCCGCTGGCGTTCCTGTACGAGCGGTTCGCCGCCTACATCGAGGACCGCCGCCGGGAACCGCGCGGGGACGTCCTCACCGGTCTCGCGAACGCGACCTTCCCCGACGGGTCCGTGCCCGAGCCGCTCGAGTCGGCGAAGGTCGCCGCCAACCTCTTCGCGGCGGGCCAGGAGACGACCGTCCGGCTCCTCGGCACCGCGCTGAAGGTGATCGCCGAACGTCCCGACATCCAGGCGTACCTGCGCGAGGACCACGGCCGCATCCAGAACTTCGTCGAGGAGACATTGCGCCACGAGAGCCCCATCAAGGGCGACTTCCGGCTGTCGCGCGTCCCCACCACGGTCGGCGGCGTCGACATCCCCGCCGGGACCACCCTCATGGTGGTGAACGGCGGCGTGAACCGCGACCCCCGCAAGTTCGACGACCCGGAGAAGTTCGACCCGGCCCGCGCCAACGCCCGCCACCACGTGGCGTTCGGGCGCGGCATCCACACCTGCCCCGGCGCGCCGCTCGCCCGCGCCGAGGGGCGCGCCGCCATCGAGCGGATCCTGGACCGCACGTCCGACATCCGGATCTCCGAGCGCAAGCACGGGCCCGAGGACGACCGCAGGTACAAGTACGTCCCGACGTACATCCTGCGGGGCATCACCAGCCTGCACCTGGAGTTCACGCCGAAGGAGGGCGAGTCCTGA
- a CDS encoding ferredoxin, with the protein MKVTIDEDRCAGHGICCSTCPEVFDLSDDGYALVRMDEIPAEHEERVHAAVRNCPERAITAE; encoded by the coding sequence ATGAAGGTCACGATCGACGAGGACCGCTGCGCGGGACACGGCATCTGCTGCTCCACGTGCCCCGAGGTCTTCGACCTCAGCGACGACGGCTACGCGCTGGTCCGGATGGACGAGATCCCCGCCGAGCACGAGGAGCGGGTGCACGCGGCCGTCCGCAACTGCCCGGAGCGCGCGATCACCGCAGAGTGA
- a CDS encoding class I adenylate-forming enzyme family protein translates to MGAQTHSPTPPPSLAAGPPLDSEPGLGPLTLPGFLREVTSLYGEREALVMRTGDGAVRWTYTDLWERSLDVARALRACGLGKDGRVGVLMTNRAEWLAAVFGASLAGGVAVTLSTFSTPAELDHLLQVSGVSVLLFERTVAKRDFATVLTDLEPVIGEAAPGPLRSARYPLLRHLATVGDPAPGIEGWDAFLGRGDAEPRELLEATAEAVLPSDTAVLFFSSGSTSRPKGIVSAHRGVTVQMWRFRRMYGVGPDDEVRTWTANGFFWSGNFGMAIGTTLAAGGSLVLQSTFDPGEALELMQAERVSMPIAWPHQWAQLESAPGYAGADLSTLRFVDFGTPLAKHPTVSSKWFEPGHAYGNTETFTITTGYPANTPEEVHAGSSGVPFPGNTVKVVDPLSGEVVPRGEAGEICVKGPTLMLGYLGTPLDETLDAEGFFHTGDGGRLDGEGRLFWTGRLTDIIKTGGANVSPREVDEALAAHPAVKVTHTVGVPHETLGEVVVGCVVPHEGAARDADGLRAYLRESLASYKVPRHVLFFAEDELPLTGSSKIKTDDLRKLAAERLDG, encoded by the coding sequence ATGGGCGCCCAGACACACTCCCCCACCCCGCCGCCGTCCCTCGCGGCGGGACCGCCGCTCGACTCCGAGCCCGGCCTCGGGCCACTGACCCTGCCCGGGTTCCTCCGCGAGGTGACGTCCCTGTACGGCGAGCGCGAGGCGCTCGTCATGCGCACCGGCGACGGCGCCGTCCGCTGGACCTACACCGACCTGTGGGAACGCTCGCTGGACGTGGCCCGCGCCCTGCGGGCCTGCGGCCTGGGCAAGGACGGCCGCGTCGGCGTCCTGATGACGAACCGCGCCGAATGGCTCGCGGCGGTGTTCGGCGCGTCGCTCGCCGGGGGCGTGGCCGTCACCCTCAGCACGTTCTCCACCCCGGCCGAGCTGGACCACCTCCTCCAGGTCTCCGGAGTCTCGGTCCTGCTGTTCGAGCGGACGGTCGCCAAGCGCGACTTCGCGACCGTCCTCACCGACCTGGAGCCGGTCATCGGGGAGGCGGCGCCCGGCCCGCTGCGGTCGGCGAGGTACCCGCTCCTGCGGCATCTCGCCACGGTCGGCGACCCGGCGCCGGGCATCGAGGGCTGGGACGCCTTCCTCGGGCGCGGCGACGCCGAGCCGCGCGAGCTGCTGGAGGCGACGGCGGAGGCGGTGCTGCCGAGCGACACGGCCGTGCTGTTCTTCTCGTCCGGTTCCACGAGCCGCCCGAAGGGCATCGTGAGCGCGCATCGCGGCGTCACCGTCCAGATGTGGCGGTTCCGGCGGATGTACGGGGTCGGGCCGGACGACGAGGTGCGCACCTGGACCGCCAACGGGTTCTTCTGGTCCGGCAACTTCGGCATGGCGATCGGGACGACGCTGGCCGCGGGCGGCTCGCTCGTCCTGCAGTCGACGTTCGACCCCGGTGAGGCGCTCGAGCTGATGCAGGCCGAGCGGGTGAGCATGCCGATCGCGTGGCCGCACCAGTGGGCCCAGCTCGAGAGCGCGCCGGGCTACGCCGGGGCAGACCTGAGCACGCTGCGCTTCGTCGACTTCGGCACCCCGCTCGCCAAGCACCCGACGGTGTCGTCGAAGTGGTTCGAGCCGGGCCACGCGTACGGCAACACCGAGACGTTCACGATCACGACGGGCTACCCGGCGAACACGCCGGAGGAGGTGCACGCGGGCAGCAGCGGCGTGCCGTTCCCGGGCAACACGGTCAAGGTCGTCGACCCGCTCAGCGGCGAGGTCGTCCCGCGCGGCGAGGCCGGCGAGATCTGCGTCAAGGGCCCGACGCTCATGCTGGGCTACCTCGGCACGCCCCTCGACGAGACGCTCGACGCCGAGGGGTTCTTCCACACCGGCGACGGCGGCCGCCTCGACGGCGAGGGCCGGCTGTTCTGGACGGGCCGGCTGACCGACATCATCAAGACCGGCGGCGCGAACGTCTCGCCCCGCGAGGTCGACGAGGCGCTCGCCGCCCATCCGGCCGTCAAGGTGACGCACACGGTCGGCGTACCGCACGAGACGCTCGGCGAGGTCGTCGTCGGCTGCGTCGTCCCGCACGAGGGCGCGGCCCGCGACGCGGACGGGCTGCGCGCGTACCTCCGGGAGAGCCTGGCGAGCTACAAGGTGCCGCGCCACGTGCTGTTCTTCGCCGAGGACGAGCTGCCGCTCACCGGCAGCTCGAAGATCAAGACCGACGACCTGCGCAAGCTCGCCGCCGAGCGGCTGGACGGCTGA
- a CDS encoding MaoC family dehydratase N-terminal domain-containing protein has translation MSTNQSESGSTGLDLSDVEHRVGQPIGGGQLWDPCSTSDIRRWVMAMDYPNPLHWDEEFACGSRFGGLVAPQSIAVALDYGHGAAPACVGRIPGSHLIFGGEEWWFYGTPVRPGDKLFQERRFHDYKVTETKFAGPTMFSRGDTVHTNQHGALVARERSTAIRYLYEEARRRGMYDDQLGPIKSWTRAELDEVAKVRHEWLMSNRVGVSPRFEEVEVGDRLPRRVIGPHSIATFTTEYRAFLFNIWGTFQWVAPDGVDDPWVYQDPGWGEDFAFDEEGAKIDPRKRDGLYVGPSRGHIDAERAGEVGMARAYGYGATMGAWCTDYLAYWAGLDGMVRHSKADFRGPAFEGDVTYFDAEVSGKDRDTAWGVPLVQVKLRLTNQEGAVLVTCTAEVELPL, from the coding sequence GTGAGCACGAATCAGAGCGAATCCGGGTCCACCGGCCTCGACCTGTCCGACGTGGAGCACCGCGTCGGGCAGCCGATCGGCGGCGGGCAACTGTGGGACCCGTGCAGTACCTCCGACATCCGCCGCTGGGTCATGGCGATGGACTACCCCAACCCGCTGCACTGGGACGAGGAGTTCGCCTGCGGCTCCCGCTTCGGCGGGCTCGTCGCGCCGCAGTCGATCGCGGTCGCGCTGGACTACGGGCACGGCGCGGCGCCCGCGTGCGTCGGCCGCATCCCGGGCAGCCACCTGATCTTCGGCGGCGAGGAGTGGTGGTTCTACGGCACCCCCGTGCGCCCCGGCGACAAGCTCTTCCAGGAACGCCGGTTCCACGACTACAAGGTGACCGAGACGAAGTTCGCCGGGCCGACCATGTTCTCCCGCGGCGACACCGTCCACACCAACCAGCACGGCGCCCTGGTGGCCCGCGAACGGTCGACCGCGATCCGCTACCTCTACGAGGAGGCCCGGCGGCGCGGCATGTACGACGACCAGCTCGGGCCGATCAAGAGCTGGACGCGGGCGGAACTGGACGAGGTCGCCAAGGTCCGGCACGAGTGGCTCATGTCGAACCGCGTGGGCGTCTCCCCGCGGTTCGAGGAGGTGGAGGTCGGCGACCGGCTGCCGCGCCGCGTGATCGGCCCGCACAGCATCGCGACCTTCACCACCGAGTACCGCGCCTTCCTCTTCAACATCTGGGGGACGTTCCAGTGGGTCGCGCCCGACGGCGTCGACGACCCCTGGGTCTACCAGGACCCGGGCTGGGGCGAGGACTTCGCGTTCGACGAGGAGGGCGCCAAGATCGACCCGCGCAAGCGCGACGGCCTGTACGTCGGGCCGTCCCGCGGGCACATCGACGCCGAGCGCGCCGGTGAGGTCGGCATGGCCCGCGCCTACGGGTACGGCGCCACGATGGGCGCCTGGTGCACCGACTACCTCGCCTACTGGGCCGGCCTCGACGGCATGGTCCGGCACTCCAAGGCGGACTTCCGCGGCCCCGCCTTCGAGGGCGACGTGACCTATTTCGACGCCGAGGTCAGCGGAAAGGACAGGGACACGGCATGGGGGGTGCCGCTCGTCCAGGTCAAGCTGCGCCTCACCAACCAGGAGGGCGCCGTGCTGGTGACCTGCACCGCCGAGGTCGAGCTCCCGCTCTAA